One window of Candidatus Nitrospira kreftii genomic DNA carries:
- a CDS encoding Methyltransferase type 11 — MNQEVGSCSIPCNLCGGTEVAILSNRSRSGKPLQTVICRACGLVWSDPRPYEARQFYEEEYRLSYKQTYSPRPKHVLRAGKVALSRFEKVAQLLSCRKTVLDVGTGGGEFAYLLQALGHSVSGVEPNRGYADHSIRNYGLNVQVGFVQDAVFPPESFDVVTIWHVLEHTEDPGRVLALLRSWLKVDGMLIVEVPNIESTCQAPKSTFHEAHLYNFNVVSLRRLAKKHGMHEAWHLISRDGGNLTMFFTPSRPSLEGPCEAVIPGNYEWVSRIVRGHSDVRRHLTPLPYLRAWQRLYRSLMERRETAGATSGKVLLDQLYAPQLRSCSASET; from the coding sequence ATGAACCAAGAGGTCGGTTCGTGCTCGATTCCATGTAACCTCTGCGGTGGGACAGAGGTTGCGATTCTGTCGAACAGAAGTCGAAGCGGCAAGCCGTTGCAGACCGTCATTTGTCGTGCGTGTGGACTCGTATGGTCGGATCCTCGACCATATGAAGCCAGGCAGTTTTACGAAGAGGAATATCGCCTCTCTTATAAACAGACCTACAGTCCGAGACCAAAGCATGTGTTGCGTGCCGGCAAGGTGGCGTTGTCACGATTCGAGAAAGTTGCGCAACTGCTGTCGTGTCGCAAGACTGTGCTCGATGTCGGGACCGGCGGAGGGGAGTTTGCCTACCTGCTTCAAGCATTGGGACATTCCGTCAGTGGAGTTGAGCCGAATAGAGGCTATGCCGATCATTCGATACGAAACTATGGTCTCAATGTTCAGGTTGGATTCGTACAAGATGCCGTATTCCCACCTGAATCGTTCGATGTGGTCACGATTTGGCACGTGCTTGAGCACACAGAAGACCCAGGCCGTGTTTTGGCATTGTTGCGATCGTGGCTGAAAGTCGATGGCATGCTTATCGTGGAGGTTCCCAATATTGAATCAACCTGCCAGGCTCCGAAGAGCACATTTCACGAGGCGCATCTTTACAATTTCAACGTGGTGTCATTGCGGAGATTGGCCAAAAAGCACGGGATGCATGAAGCCTGGCATCTGATCTCGCGTGACGGAGGCAACCTCACGATGTTCTTCACGCCCAGTCGACCTTCACTCGAAGGACCATGCGAAGCAGTGATCCCAGGGAACTATGAGTGGGTGTCTAGGATTGTGCGAGGGCACAGCGACGTGCGCCGCCACCTGACCCCACTGCCCTATCTGAGGGCGTGGCAACGCCTCTACCGGTCATTGATGGAACGGCGAGAAACAGCAGGTGCAACAAGTGGTAAGGTGTTACTCGACCAGCTCTATGCCCCTCAGCTGAGGAGTTGTTCTGCGAGTGAGACCTGA